One segment of Cataglyphis hispanica isolate Lineage 1 chromosome 23, ULB_Chis1_1.0, whole genome shotgun sequence DNA contains the following:
- the LOC126857927 gene encoding ubiquitin carboxyl-terminal hydrolase 1 codes for MTVLETEEEADKRSVPPRKKFCLSLSGRRRAIPIVVSQPPHTSTRGGVLDTSNYLLSTSKMLNGYRNQLSNHQDGSYDMTSGSTEGFRIATLCNLGNTCFLNSVLYTLRFAPSFLHNLHHLATDLSNLNDKQLQTKAKSSSLGRTGVSLTSSSSRSWSSKDLLALAGPTVEANKPHIQIATEKLHELFMALRASEIRENNEPYQPDAFLQALREVNPIFEGNQQQDAHELLVCLLDNIRETFQLLVRHRESQFGQSNGGLSDFIADHSSADVQSESSGSGKRSIRKRKKKKFPSRGSSVCLVQPNANGIASSARLYENGHAEFAENNGEIGTRKPESKKCFISEDFEGVSLLRTTCLECEHVTERKETFCDICVPIDIDRSNEEDDDGRSVNSSEVYKRAVVTSELLWGTEKYWCARCLRYNEARRAVCFPSLPRLLILQLKRFSTAAGSMEKINNHMPTPLTLQCFCEECSTDQTRGTTAGGGTETRHVYKLYSVIMHQGATMTAGHYVAYARLPDETAHAEYFDCDRDNKRQNSGHGSVTSANSSSSSSSSSSDKASGILKYFRSKPSASENKEQPVNRIGCRSMDCCGIKRNKQGVTWLECDDEAVHVIPLRELEDKLAPNPRNSATPYLLFYVRSTT; via the exons ATGACAGTATTAGAAACGGAGGAAGAAGCAGATAAACGCTCGGTTCCTCCCAGAAAGAAGTTCTGTTTGTCCCTGTCAGGTCGCAGACGTGCGATTCCCATCGTCGTCTCGCAGCCCCCTCATACATCTACAAGAGGGGGCGTTCTGGatacatcaaattatttactca GTACAAGCAAAATGTTGAATGGCTACCGAAATCAGCTGAGCAATCATCAGGATGGAAGTTACGATATGACCAGTGGTAGTACAGAAGGATTTAGGATAGCCACTTTGTGTAATCTAGGAAATACCTGCTTCCTTAATAGTGTACTATATACTTTACGATTTGCACCTTCCTTCCTACATAATTTACATCATTTAGCCACTGATTTGTCTAACCTAAATGATAAGCAACTTCAAACTAAA gCTAAATCCTCCTCATTAGGTAGAACTGGTGTATCACTAACATCGAGCAGTAGTCGTAGCTGGAGCAGTAAAGATTTATTAGCATTGGCTGGACCAACAGTGGAAGCCAATAAACCACACATTCAAATAGCCACTGAAAAGTTGCACGAACTCTTCATGGCATTGCGAGCATcagaaataagagaaaataatgaacCATATCAACCGGATGCCTTTTTACAAGCTCTTAG AGAGGTAAATCCAATATTCGAAGGAAATCAACAACAAGATGCTCATGAACTTTTGGTCTGCTTACTTGATAACATCAGAGAAACTTTCCAACTGTTGGTCAGACACAGAGAAAGTCAATTTGGTCAGAGCAACGGTGGTCTTTCCGATTTCATCGCAGATCATTCATCGGCGGATGTGCAATCGGAAAGCAGTGGTTCCGGGAAGAGGAgtattcgtaaaagaaaaaagaagaaattccCGAGTAGAGGAAGCTCGGTATGTCTCGTGCAGCCAAACGCAAACGGTATCGCGTCATCTGCAAGATTATATGAGAACGGTCATGCGGAATTCGCCGAGAATAACGGTGAGATAGGGACACGCAAACCAGAAAGCAAAAAGTGCTTTATCTCAGAAGACTTTGAAGGGGTCAGCCTATTGCGTACAACGTGTCTCGAGTGCGAACATGTGACAGAACGTAAGGAAACGTTCTGCGACATATGCGTACCCATCGACATTGATCGTTCGAACGAGGAAG ATGATGACGGTCGATCGGTAAATAGCAGCGAAGTGTACAAACGCGCCGTGGTAACTAGCGAATTGCTTTGGGGTACGGAGAAGTATTGGTGCGCACGTTGCCTACGATATAATGAAGCTCGTAGAGCTGTGTGTTTTCCTTCTTTACCAAGACTTCTCATCTTGCAGTTGAAGAGATTTTCTACTGCCGCTGG TTCAATGGAGAAGATCAATAATCACATGCCAACACCGCTTACCTTGCAATGTTTTTGCGAGGAGTGCAGCACCGATCAGACCCGCGGAACCACAGCTGGTGGTGGAACAGAGACGCGGCacgtatacaaattatattctgtCATAATGCACCAGGGTGCAACGATGACCGCCGGCCATTATGTCGCTTACGCACGTTTACCGGATGAGACCGCACATGCCGAGTACTTTGACTGCGATCGTGATAATAAGCGGCAGAACTCGGGCCATGGTAGCGTTACGAGTGCGAAttcatcgtcgtcatcatcctcctcttcctctgaCAAAGCATCAGGTATACTTAAATACTTCAGGAGCAAACCCAGCGCGAGCGAGAATAAGGAGCAACCGGTGAATAGAATCGGGTGTCGAAGCATGGATTGCTGCGGTATCAAGCGCAACAAGCAAGGCGTTACTTGGTTGGAGTGTGACGACGAAGCGGTGCACGTGATCCCATTGCGAGAGCTCGAGGATAAATTAGCACCCAATCCACGAAATTCCGCCACTCCCTATCTCCTGTTTTATGTAAGGTCGACGACATAA
- the LOC126857967 gene encoding glutamic acid-rich protein isoform X1 — MKYQQVTVDMTNMMFTASTYLAFAGVFWIFLRLIQACFWLPKHLKRQNDVQRILQEKVDSYEKYVLECEEKERAEMLDQIDDEKKSLEMSQKWKERQECLDMLKKELERVREGRDISDWDALLDEELKKHELDSTLLDEEDEEENSKKDTNKEKNEEKSEKKNKNIEPKKEK, encoded by the exons atgaaGTATCAGCAAGTAACCGTGGACATGACGAACATGATGTTTACCGCTAGCACTTATTTGGCGTTTGCCGGAGTGTTCTGGATATTTCTGCGTCTTATCCAAGCCTGCTTTTGGCTgccaaaacatttaaaaaggcAAAATGATGTTCAAAGAATATTGCAAGAGAAG GTGGACAGTTATGAAAAGTATGTATTAGAATgtgaagagaaggaaagagcgGAAATGTTAGACCAGATCGACGACGAGAAGAAAAGTCTCGAAATGTCGCAAAAATGGAAAGAACGACAGGAATGTCTGGACATGCTCAAGAAAGAGCTGGAAAGAGTTCGCGAAGGCAGAGATATATCCGATTGGGATGCTTTACTGGATGAGGAATTGAAAAAGCATGAATTAGACTCTACGCTTTTAGATGAGGAGGATGAAGAAGAAAACTCTAAGAAAGAtactaataaagaaaaaaacgaagagaaaagtgagaaaaagaacaaGAATATCGagccaaaaaaagaaaagtaa
- the LOC126857928 gene encoding ras GTPase-activating protein-binding protein 2, translating to MVMEASPSPQSVGREFVRQYYTLLNQAPAHLHRFYNQHSSFVHGGLDSNRECIPAIGQKQIHQKIQQLNFRDCHAKISQVDSQLTLENGVVVQVSGELSNAGQPMRRFTQTFVLAVQAPKTYYVHNDIFRYQDLIFPEEDEADVSGGDVGESGEREVEEIGRSEPEEDEHQTQAQQLSAPTQTSEQQAQPPLIPAQQPPLQQQQPMYYAAPPQPHVHPVMQQVLNGTVHEEVINQQPPQQQQQPPPPPPAQQHPYITEPTTQTQFVQEAELSNGEQQQQQNQQLENEPQTQTEERNDQPEAEAFTASAQEVEPEHQVSNTTVNNSGPKTYANLVKSFPSTNSATSPQAPKLSMSPPPMTNLRLDDRSPLHPTNNVPTVSVSVSNNVPAVQQQVHRVGGNQQPQQQQHPQQQRGLRGGLVQRDGERRGTRPGQYSDAHQLFLGNLPHNASENDLRQVFERYGRVAELRVHSKSNDRCKGPQGGNNTARVPNYGFITFEDQQVVTKVLNSLPIYYPDESGQKLNVEEKKVRPRMMDGSGGRLNSGDGGMRSMGGQQQQQQQQQRGPGGPGGVMRGGQHGTRGGRGGFSRGGDGGRGGGGMRQPGNPNNAGYQNRR from the exons atggtCATGGAGGCATCTCCTTCTCCACAGAGTGTAGGTCGTGAGTTTGTTCGACAATATTACACTTTGCTAAATCAAGCTCCTGCTCATCTTCATAG gtTCTACAATCAACATTCTTCCTTTGTGCATGGCGGATTGGATTCAAATCGAGAATGCATTCCGGCAATTGGTCAAAAACAGATACATCAGAAGATTCAACAACTGAACTTTCGTGATTGTCACGCCAAAATAAGTCAAGTTGATTCTCAGCTCACTCTGGAAAATGGGGTTGTTGTCCAG GTATCCGGAGAATTGTCCAATGCCGGACAACCAATGCGTCGGTTCACGCAAACTTTCGTGTTGGCGGTACAAGCACCTAAAACTTACTATGTGCACAACGATATCTTCCGCTATCAAGACTTGATATTTCCCGAGGAGGATGAGGCTGACGTGAGCGGCGGGGATGTCGGTGAGAGCGGCGAGAGAGAAGTTGAGGAAATTGGTCGATCCGAACCTGAAGAAGATGAACATCAGACTCAGGCGCAACAATTATCGGCTCCTACTCAAACGTCTGAGCAGCAAGCTCAACCGCCTCTCATTCCGGCACAGCAGCCTCCGCTTCAGCAACAACAGCCGATGTATTACGCTGCACCTCCACAGCCACAT GTTCATCCGGTAATGCAGCAAGTTTTGAATGGAACGGTACACGAAGAGGTGATCAATCAGCAACCGCcccagcagcaacaacaaccaccgccgccgcctccTGCCCAGCAGCATCCGTACATAACTGAACCAACTACACAGACTCAATTTGTGCAAGAAGCAGAATTGAGCAATGGtgagcagcaacagcagcaaaaTCAACAACTTGAAAATGAACCGCAAACTCAGACAGAGGAAAGGAATGACCAGCCTGAAGCAGAAGCGTTTACTGCGTCCGCGCAGGAGGTTGAACCCGAGCATCAGGTTTCGAATACTACTGTCAACAATAGTGGACCCAAGACATATGCTAACTTAGTAAAGTCTTTCCCAAGCACTAACAGTGCTACTAGCCCTCAAGCTCCTAAACTATCCATGTCTCCG CCACCTATGACGAATTTACGCTTGGATGACAGATCGCCATTGCATCCTACAAATAACGTACCGACTGTATCTGTATCTGTTTCCAATAATGTACCCGCAGTTCAACAACAGGTGCATCGCGTGGGCGGAAATCAACAGCCACAGCAACAACAACATCCCCAGCAGCAACGTGGTCTAAGAGGAGGACTAGTACAAAgag atgggGAACGTCGTGGCACAAGACCAGGGCAATACAGTGACGCTCATCAACTTTTCTTGGGTAATTTACCGCACAACGCTTCCGAGAATGATTTGCGTCAAGTATTCGAGCGTTATGGTAGAGTCGCTGAATTGCGCGTGCATAGTAAATCAAACGACAGATGCAAGGGTCCTCAAGGCGGAAACAATACTGCGCGAGTGCCTAATTATGGATTTATCACGTTTGAAGATCAACAAGTTGTGACAAAGGTGTTGAACTCTTTG CCTATCTATTATCCTGATGAAAGTGGACAAAAATTGAATGTGGAGGAAAAGAAGGTGAGGCCTAGGATGATGGACGGAAGCGGCGGAAGATTGAATTCTGGCGATGGCGGTATGCGTTCCATGGGAGgccagcagcagcagcaacaacaacagcaacgTGGACCAG GCGGACCAGGAGGCGTAATGAGAGGCGGACAACACGGTACACGGGGTGGTCGCGGAGGATTTTCACGGGGCGGCGATGGTGGTAGGGGCGGTGGCGGCATGCGACAACCGGGCAATCCAAACAATGCCGGTTATCAGAATCGTCGCTAA
- the LOC126857967 gene encoding glutamic acid-rich protein isoform X2 produces the protein MTNMMFTASTYLAFAGVFWIFLRLIQACFWLPKHLKRQNDVQRILQEKVDSYEKYVLECEEKERAEMLDQIDDEKKSLEMSQKWKERQECLDMLKKELERVREGRDISDWDALLDEELKKHELDSTLLDEEDEEENSKKDTNKEKNEEKSEKKNKNIEPKKEK, from the exons ATGACGAACATGATGTTTACCGCTAGCACTTATTTGGCGTTTGCCGGAGTGTTCTGGATATTTCTGCGTCTTATCCAAGCCTGCTTTTGGCTgccaaaacatttaaaaaggcAAAATGATGTTCAAAGAATATTGCAAGAGAAG GTGGACAGTTATGAAAAGTATGTATTAGAATgtgaagagaaggaaagagcgGAAATGTTAGACCAGATCGACGACGAGAAGAAAAGTCTCGAAATGTCGCAAAAATGGAAAGAACGACAGGAATGTCTGGACATGCTCAAGAAAGAGCTGGAAAGAGTTCGCGAAGGCAGAGATATATCCGATTGGGATGCTTTACTGGATGAGGAATTGAAAAAGCATGAATTAGACTCTACGCTTTTAGATGAGGAGGATGAAGAAGAAAACTCTAAGAAAGAtactaataaagaaaaaaacgaagagaaaagtgagaaaaagaacaaGAATATCGagccaaaaaaagaaaagtaa